A single Pantoea rwandensis DNA region contains:
- the mraY gene encoding phospho-N-acetylmuramoyl-pentapeptide-transferase: MLVWLAEHLVALYSGFNVFSYLTFRAIVSLLTALFLSLWMGPRLIAWLQKLQIGQVVRNDGPESHFSKRGTPTMGGIMILTSITVSVLMWAYPSNPYVWCVLAVLIGFGIIGFVDDYRKVVRKDTKGLIARWKYFWMSVISLGVAFALYAAGKGTPATQLVVPFFKDIMPQLGLFYVLLAYFVIVGTGNAVNLTDGLDGLAIMPTVFVAAGFALVAWATGNVKFAEYLHIPYLRHAGELVIVCTAIVGAGLGFLWFNTYPAQVFMGDVGSLALGGALGTIAVLLRQEFLLVIMGGVFVVETLSVILQVGSFKLRGQRIFRMAPIHHHYELKGWPEPRVIVRFWIISLMLVLIGLATLKVR, translated from the coding sequence ATGCTAGTCTGGCTGGCCGAACATTTGGTCGCACTTTATTCCGGCTTTAACGTCTTCTCGTATTTGACGTTTCGCGCCATTGTCAGCCTGCTGACCGCCCTGTTCCTGTCACTCTGGATGGGCCCGCGCCTGATCGCCTGGCTGCAGAAGCTGCAGATAGGCCAGGTGGTGCGTAACGACGGTCCTGAATCGCACTTTAGTAAGCGCGGTACGCCAACCATGGGCGGCATCATGATCCTCACTTCCATCACCGTATCGGTGTTGATGTGGGCGTATCCATCCAACCCTTATGTGTGGTGCGTGCTGGCGGTGCTGATTGGTTTCGGCATCATCGGTTTTGTGGATGACTATCGCAAAGTGGTGCGCAAAGACACCAAAGGCCTGATTGCCCGCTGGAAATACTTCTGGATGTCGGTGATTTCCCTTGGCGTGGCTTTTGCGCTTTACGCTGCGGGTAAAGGTACACCGGCCACACAGTTGGTGGTGCCGTTCTTTAAAGACATCATGCCGCAGCTTGGATTGTTCTATGTGCTGCTGGCTTACTTTGTGATTGTCGGCACCGGTAATGCGGTCAACCTGACTGATGGTCTGGATGGCCTGGCGATTATGCCAACCGTGTTCGTGGCAGCAGGTTTTGCGCTGGTGGCATGGGCGACCGGTAACGTGAAGTTTGCTGAGTATCTGCATATTCCCTATCTGCGCCATGCCGGTGAATTAGTGATTGTCTGTACCGCGATTGTCGGTGCAGGTCTTGGCTTCCTGTGGTTCAACACCTACCCGGCTCAGGTCTTTATGGGCGATGTGGGTTCACTGGCACTGGGTGGCGCGTTAGGTACCATCGCCGTGCTGCTGCGCCAGGAATTTTTGCTGGTGATCATGGGCGGCGTGTTTGTGGTTGAAACGCTGTCGGTGATCCTGCAGGTGGGATCGTTCAAGCTGCGCGGCCAACGCATTTTCCGCATGGCGCCGATTCACCACCACTATGAATTGAAGGGCTGGCCGGAGCCGCGCGTCATTGTGCGCTTCTGGATTATTTCACTGATGCTGGTGCTGATTGGCCTGGCAACGCTGAAGGTACGTTAA
- the murF gene encoding UDP-N-acetylmuramoyl-tripeptide--D-alanyl-D-alanine ligase, whose amino-acid sequence MIPVSLKTLAEISGGQLHGADLTLNDVTSDTRKVADGSLFVALVGERFDAHDFAQDAIAKGAKALLVSKHLPLDVPQVVVADTRIAFGQLGAWVRQQSKARVVALTGSSGKTSVKEMTAAILRQCGETLYTAGNLNNDFGVPMTLLRLTPEHEFAVIELGANHQGEIAYTTDLVRPETALVNNLAAAHLEGFGSLAGVAKAKGEIFGGLPVHGTAIVNADSNDLANWQSQFVDKTLWRFSPQPMADAEFRASEIVLRADATLFTLHTPRGDIDVALPLPGRHNIANALAAAALALSVDAPLSAIQTGLKTLQPVAGRLFPIRLADNQLLLDDSYNANVGSMTAAAQVMGDMPGFRVMVVGDMAELGDEAEACHQQVGEAARAAGIDCVLSTGTLSRLIGESSGKGEHFATKAELTERLRALLSQHQDITILVKGSRSAAMEQVVESLQEKGTC is encoded by the coding sequence ATGATTCCGGTTTCTTTGAAAACACTGGCTGAAATCAGCGGCGGTCAACTGCACGGTGCTGATTTGACGCTGAATGATGTGACCAGCGACACGCGCAAAGTTGCTGATGGCAGCTTGTTTGTCGCACTGGTCGGTGAGCGTTTTGATGCGCATGACTTTGCTCAGGATGCTATTGCCAAGGGTGCCAAAGCGCTGCTGGTGAGTAAGCACTTGCCTTTAGATGTGCCGCAAGTGGTGGTCGCTGATACGCGCATCGCCTTTGGTCAGCTCGGCGCCTGGGTGCGCCAGCAATCGAAGGCGCGTGTAGTAGCCCTGACCGGTTCATCCGGTAAAACCTCCGTCAAAGAGATGACCGCTGCCATTTTGCGTCAGTGTGGTGAAACCCTGTATACCGCAGGCAACCTGAACAACGACTTCGGCGTGCCGATGACGTTGCTGCGTCTGACCCCAGAACACGAGTTCGCGGTGATTGAGCTCGGTGCCAATCATCAGGGCGAAATCGCGTACACCACCGATTTAGTGCGTCCCGAAACGGCGTTGGTAAATAACCTGGCTGCAGCGCATCTGGAAGGCTTTGGTTCACTGGCCGGTGTGGCGAAAGCCAAAGGTGAAATCTTTGGCGGGCTACCGGTACACGGCACTGCCATCGTCAATGCGGACAGCAACGACCTCGCTAACTGGCAGTCGCAGTTTGTCGATAAAACGCTGTGGCGCTTCTCACCCCAGCCGATGGCGGATGCAGAATTCCGTGCCAGTGAAATCGTGCTGCGCGCTGATGCCACGCTGTTTACTTTGCATACGCCGCGCGGGGATATCGATGTTGCGCTGCCGCTGCCAGGCCGCCACAACATCGCGAATGCACTTGCTGCTGCTGCGCTGGCACTGTCTGTTGATGCCCCGCTAAGCGCGATCCAAACCGGTTTGAAAACACTGCAGCCCGTAGCGGGCCGTCTGTTCCCGATACGCCTGGCAGATAACCAACTGCTGCTGGATGACAGCTACAACGCCAACGTCGGCTCGATGACGGCGGCCGCACAGGTAATGGGCGATATGCCGGGGTTCCGCGTGATGGTCGTCGGTGATATGGCCGAACTGGGCGATGAAGCGGAAGCTTGCCATCAGCAGGTGGGTGAAGCCGCCAGGGCAGCAGGTATTGATTGTGTTCTGAGTACCGGCACTTTGAGTCGGTTGATCGGTGAAAGTAGCGGCAAAGGCGAGCATTTTGCCACCAAAGCCGAGCTGACTGAACGTTTACGCGCATTGCTGTCCCAACATCAGGACATCACTATTTTGGTTAAAGGCTCACGTAGCGCCGCCATGGAGCAGGTCGTCGAGAGCTTACAGGAGAAAGGAACATGCTAG
- the murE gene encoding UDP-N-acetylmuramoyl-L-alanyl-D-glutamate--2,6-diaminopimelate ligase produces MTDRNLRDLLAPWVPGAPARPLRDMTLDSRAAAAGDLFIAVAGHHADGRRFIPQAIAQGVAAVIAEAEGEASDGDIREMHGVPVIYLAQLQQRLSALAGRFYKQPAEKLKLIGVTGTNGKTTTTQLMAQWANLLGETGAVMGTVGNGLYGQLVATENTTGSAVDVQHVLNDLVEQGATLAAMEVSSHGLVQHRVAALPFAAAVFTNLSRDHLDYHGDMQGYEAAKWLLFSEHQVGEAIINADDVVGRRWLEKLPDAVAVTMDDNLQPGCRGRWLKATAVNYHDGGAHIQFSSSWGDGEFDSRLMGAFNVSNLLLALATLLTLDYPLEALVSSAAQLQPVCGRMEVFTAPEKPTVVVDYAHTPDALEKALEAARLHCKGKLWCVFGCGGDRDKGKRPLMGAIAEQFSDIVVITDDNPRSEEPTAIVNDILTGLLDPGRARVVAGRAQAVTNAVMQANADDIVLVAGKGHEDYQIIGNRRLDYSDRDTVARLLGVMA; encoded by the coding sequence GTGACCGATCGTAACCTGCGCGATTTACTGGCCCCGTGGGTGCCGGGCGCGCCGGCGCGTCCACTCCGTGACATGACACTGGATAGCCGCGCTGCGGCTGCTGGCGATCTGTTTATCGCCGTGGCGGGCCATCATGCTGATGGACGTCGTTTTATTCCGCAGGCTATTGCTCAGGGCGTAGCGGCAGTGATTGCCGAAGCCGAAGGCGAAGCCAGCGATGGAGATATCCGCGAGATGCACGGCGTCCCGGTTATCTACCTGGCGCAGTTGCAGCAGCGTCTCTCTGCACTGGCCGGGCGCTTTTATAAGCAGCCTGCTGAAAAACTCAAATTAATCGGTGTGACCGGCACCAACGGAAAAACCACCACCACGCAGCTGATGGCGCAGTGGGCCAATCTGCTGGGTGAAACCGGTGCCGTGATGGGCACCGTGGGTAATGGCTTATATGGCCAACTGGTGGCCACCGAAAACACCACCGGTTCCGCAGTGGATGTACAACATGTATTGAATGATCTGGTGGAGCAGGGTGCCACGCTGGCCGCGATGGAAGTCTCTTCTCACGGCCTGGTGCAGCATCGCGTGGCGGCATTGCCTTTCGCGGCTGCCGTGTTCACCAATCTGAGCCGCGATCACCTGGATTATCACGGTGATATGCAGGGCTACGAAGCCGCCAAATGGCTGCTGTTCTCTGAGCATCAGGTTGGCGAAGCCATTATCAACGCCGATGACGTGGTCGGACGCCGCTGGCTGGAAAAACTGCCAGATGCCGTTGCCGTCACCATGGATGACAACTTGCAGCCTGGCTGTCGTGGGCGCTGGCTGAAAGCCACAGCGGTGAATTATCACGATGGCGGTGCGCACATCCAGTTCAGCTCCAGCTGGGGTGACGGTGAATTTGATAGCCGTTTGATGGGCGCATTCAATGTCAGCAATCTGCTGCTGGCACTGGCCACCTTGCTGACGCTCGATTATCCGCTGGAGGCATTGGTATCAAGCGCTGCACAGCTGCAACCGGTATGTGGCCGTATGGAAGTGTTCACGGCACCAGAAAAACCCACAGTGGTGGTGGATTATGCCCACACCCCTGATGCGCTGGAAAAAGCGCTGGAAGCCGCGCGCTTGCACTGCAAAGGCAAGCTGTGGTGCGTATTCGGCTGTGGCGGCGATCGCGACAAAGGCAAACGTCCACTGATGGGCGCGATAGCTGAACAGTTTTCTGACATCGTGGTGATCACTGATGACAATCCGCGCAGCGAAGAGCCGACCGCGATTGTGAATGACATTCTGACTGGCTTGCTCGATCCCGGTCGTGCCCGCGTGGTCGCAGGACGTGCGCAAGCGGTCACTAACGCTGTGATGCAGGCCAATGCTGATGACATCGTGCTGGTGGCGGGTAAAGGCCATGAAGATTATCAAATCATTGGTAACCGTCGTCTGGATTACTCCGATCGCGACACCGTCGCCCGTTTACTGGGGGTGATGGCATGA
- a CDS encoding peptidoglycan glycosyltransferase FtsI, with product MSGAGKTLKLKKQEDKASFISWRFALLCGCILLALGGLLSRVAWLQVISPDKLVKEGDLRSLRVQSVPTARGMISDRAGRPLAVSVPVNAIWADPKELMEHGGVSLDSRWKALSDALSIPLDQLAARVNANPKGRFIYLARQVNPAIGEYVKKLKLPGIYLREESRRYYPAGQVTAHLIGFTNIDGQGIEGIEKSFDKWLTGAPGERTVRKDRYGRVIEDISSVDSRAAHNLTLSIDERLQALVYRELNNAVAFNKAESGTAVLVDVNTGEVLAMANSPAYNPNNLSNTPKDVMRNRAITDIFEPGSTVKPMVVMTALQRGVVKENSVLNTVPYRVNGHEIKDVARYNELTLTGVLQKSSNVGVSRLALAMPSSALVDTYARFGLGKPTNLGLVGESSGLYPQKQRWSDIERATFSFGYGLMVTPLQLARVYATIGSYGINRPLSITKVDPPVAGERVFQEDLVKTVMHMMESVALPGGGGVKAAIKGYRIAIKTGTAKKVGPDGRYVNKYIAYTAGVAPASRPRFALVVVINDPQAGKYYGGAVSAPVFGAIMGGVLRTMNIEPDALPTIDKDELVKNRSEEPSDRS from the coding sequence ATGAGCGGCGCAGGCAAAACGCTGAAGTTAAAAAAACAGGAAGATAAGGCCAGCTTTATAAGCTGGCGTTTTGCGTTGCTGTGCGGCTGTATTTTACTGGCTTTGGGTGGATTGCTGTCACGCGTGGCGTGGTTACAGGTCATCAGCCCGGATAAACTGGTGAAAGAAGGGGATTTGCGTTCGCTGCGGGTGCAATCTGTTCCTACTGCACGTGGCATGATCAGCGACCGAGCTGGCCGTCCATTGGCTGTCAGTGTACCGGTGAATGCCATCTGGGCTGACCCTAAAGAACTGATGGAACATGGCGGTGTGTCACTCGACAGCCGCTGGAAAGCCCTCTCAGATGCCTTATCTATCCCACTCGATCAACTCGCCGCGCGCGTGAATGCCAATCCCAAAGGGCGCTTTATCTATCTGGCGCGCCAGGTGAATCCGGCCATTGGCGAGTACGTCAAAAAGCTCAAGTTACCCGGCATTTATCTGCGTGAAGAGTCGCGCCGCTACTATCCAGCGGGTCAGGTCACTGCGCATCTGATCGGCTTTACCAACATTGATGGCCAGGGCATTGAGGGCATCGAAAAGAGCTTCGACAAGTGGCTGACCGGTGCGCCAGGCGAGCGTACGGTGCGTAAAGATCGCTATGGTCGCGTGATCGAAGATATCTCCTCCGTGGACAGCCGCGCGGCGCACAACCTGACGCTCAGTATCGACGAGCGTTTGCAGGCGTTGGTTTACCGCGAATTGAACAATGCCGTAGCCTTCAACAAGGCGGAGTCAGGCACTGCCGTTCTGGTGGATGTGAACACCGGCGAAGTGCTGGCGATGGCAAACAGCCCAGCTTACAACCCGAACAATCTCTCCAACACGCCGAAAGATGTGATGCGCAACCGTGCCATTACCGACATCTTCGAGCCCGGCTCCACCGTGAAACCGATGGTGGTGATGACCGCGCTGCAGCGTGGTGTGGTGAAAGAGAACAGCGTACTGAATACCGTGCCGTACCGCGTCAATGGTCATGAGATCAAGGACGTGGCGCGCTACAACGAATTGACCCTTACCGGGGTTTTACAGAAGTCGAGTAACGTCGGGGTTTCACGTTTGGCGTTAGCGATGCCCTCCTCAGCACTTGTAGACACTTACGCGCGCTTTGGACTGGGTAAACCGACCAATTTGGGGCTGGTCGGGGAAAGTAGTGGCTTATACCCTCAAAAACAACGGTGGTCTGACATAGAGAGGGCCACCTTCTCTTTCGGCTACGGGCTAATGGTAACGCCGTTACAGTTAGCGCGAGTCTACGCAACTATTGGCAGCTACGGCATCAATCGCCCGCTGTCGATCACCAAAGTTGACCCGCCAGTGGCGGGTGAACGCGTTTTCCAGGAAGACCTGGTGAAAACGGTGATGCACATGATGGAGAGCGTGGCGTTGCCTGGCGGTGGTGGGGTCAAAGCCGCCATCAAGGGCTATCGCATCGCGATTAAAACCGGTACTGCGAAAAAAGTGGGACCGGACGGACGCTACGTCAATAAATACATTGCTTACACGGCAGGCGTTGCGCCTGCCAGTCGCCCTCGTTTTGCGCTGGTGGTGGTGATCAACGATCCTCAGGCCGGCAAATATTATGGTGGTGCGGTTTCTGCACCGGTGTTTGGCGCCATCATGGGCGGTGTATTACGCACCATGAATATTGAACCGGATGCGCTGCCGACAATTGATAAAGACGAGTTGGTGAAGAACAGAAGTGAGGAACCAAGTGACCGATCGTAA
- the ftsL gene encoding cell division protein FtsL, whose translation MIGNERHSLPGVIGGDLLRFGKIPVLLLIAVLVSSVLVVTTTHKTRLLTAQREQLVLERDALDIEWRNLILEENALGDHSRVERIATDKLQMQHVDPSQENIVVQR comes from the coding sequence ATGATTGGCAACGAGCGACACAGCCTGCCTGGCGTCATCGGCGGTGACCTGCTGCGATTCGGCAAGATCCCGGTGTTGCTACTGATTGCGGTGCTTGTGTCCTCGGTGTTAGTGGTCACCACCACACACAAAACGCGCCTGTTAACGGCGCAGCGCGAACAGTTGGTTTTAGAACGTGATGCGCTCGATATCGAGTGGCGTAACCTGATTTTGGAAGAGAATGCGCTCGGCGATCATAGCCGGGTTGAGCGAATAGCAACCGATAAGCTGCAGATGCAGCATGTTGATCCTTCACAGGAAAATATCGTGGTGCAGAGATAA
- the rsmH gene encoding 16S rRNA (cytosine(1402)-N(4))-methyltransferase RsmH, whose amino-acid sequence MQDNFKHTTVLLDEAVNGLNIREDGIYIDGTFGRGGHSRLILSQLGEKGQLLAIDRDPQAIAAAAEIQDPRFSIVHGPFSALAEYVEARGLTGKIDGVLLDLGVSSPQLDDAERGFSFMRDGPLDMRMDPTRGQSAAEWLMNAEEADIAFVIKTYGEEKFGKRIARAIVERNREQPMTRTKELATVIAAAMPVKDKFKHPATRTFQAIRIWINSELEEIDTALKGAMSVLAPGGRLSVISFHSLEDRLVKRFMRDQSRGPQVPAGIPMTESQLKALGGRELKTLGKLIPGEAEVNENPRARSSVLRIAERTAT is encoded by the coding sequence ATGCAGGATAATTTTAAACACACCACAGTGCTGCTGGATGAGGCGGTTAACGGCCTCAATATCAGGGAAGACGGCATTTACATTGACGGCACTTTTGGGCGCGGCGGTCATTCACGTCTGATCCTTTCGCAACTGGGCGAGAAGGGGCAGTTACTGGCGATCGATCGCGATCCGCAAGCCATAGCCGCCGCAGCTGAAATTCAGGATCCACGTTTTTCGATTGTGCACGGACCCTTTTCGGCGCTGGCAGAGTATGTCGAAGCGCGTGGTCTCACCGGCAAGATCGATGGCGTATTGCTCGATCTTGGCGTGTCATCACCGCAGTTGGATGACGCAGAGCGCGGTTTCTCGTTTATGCGTGATGGGCCACTGGATATGCGTATGGACCCGACACGGGGCCAGTCTGCGGCCGAGTGGCTGATGAACGCCGAGGAAGCCGATATCGCCTTCGTCATCAAGACCTACGGTGAAGAGAAGTTTGGTAAACGTATCGCACGCGCCATCGTCGAGCGCAATCGTGAACAGCCAATGACGCGCACCAAGGAATTAGCCACTGTGATCGCTGCTGCGATGCCAGTGAAAGACAAGTTTAAGCATCCGGCCACGCGCACCTTCCAGGCGATTCGTATCTGGATCAACAGCGAACTGGAAGAGATCGACACCGCGCTGAAAGGGGCAATGTCGGTGCTGGCACCTGGCGGTCGTTTATCGGTTATCAGCTTCCACTCGCTGGAAGATCGATTGGTCAAACGCTTTATGCGCGATCAAAGCCGTGGCCCGCAAGTTCCAGCGGGTATTCCAATGACCGAAAGCCAGCTTAAAGCGCTGGGCGGACGTGAGTTGAAAACCTTAGGCAAGCTGATTCCGGGCGAAGCGGAAGTTAACGAGAACCCACGCGCGCGCAGTTCGGTACTGCGAATTGCTGAGAGGACCGCGACATGA
- the mraZ gene encoding division/cell wall cluster transcriptional repressor MraZ, whose protein sequence is MFRGATLVNLDGKGRLAVPTRYRELLVAESQGQMVCTIDLHQPCLLLYTLPEWEIIEKKLARLSSMNPNERRVQRLLLGHASECQMDNAGRLLLANTLRQHASLTKEVMLVGQFNKFELWDEQTWYQQVKDDIDAEQSAQEPLSERLQDLSL, encoded by the coding sequence ATGTTCCGAGGAGCAACGTTAGTCAATCTCGACGGCAAAGGCCGATTGGCGGTACCAACACGCTATCGTGAATTGCTTGTCGCGGAGTCTCAGGGGCAAATGGTGTGCACCATTGACCTCCACCAGCCATGTCTGTTGCTTTATACCCTGCCCGAATGGGAAATCATCGAGAAAAAACTGGCGCGCTTATCCAGCATGAATCCGAATGAACGTCGCGTGCAGCGACTGCTGTTAGGACATGCCAGTGAATGCCAGATGGATAATGCAGGTCGTTTGTTGCTGGCGAATACGCTACGGCAACATGCGAGCCTGACCAAAGAAGTGATGCTGGTTGGACAGTTCAATAAGTTTGAGCTGTGGGATGAACAGACCTGGTATCAACAAGTTAAGGACGATATTGACGCAGAACAGTCGGCTCAGGAGCCTTTATCTGAGCGGTTGCAGGACTTGTCGCTATAG
- the cra gene encoding catabolite repressor/activator, protein MKLDEIARLAGVSRTTASYVINGKARQYRVSDKTVEKVMAVVREHNYHPNAVAAGLRAGRTRSIGLVIPDLENTSYTRIANYLERQARQRGYQLLIACSEDQPDNEMRCIEHLLQRQVDAIIVSTSLPPEHPFYQRWINDPLPIIALDRALDREHFTSVVGADQDDAHALAAELRQLPVKNVLFLGALPELSVSFLREMGFRDAWKDDERTVDYLYCNSFDRAAAASLFEKYLEDHPMPDALFTTSFGLLQGVMDITLKRDGRLPTDLAIATFGDHELLDFLECPVLAVGQRHRDVAERVLELVLASLDEPRKPKPGLTRIRRNLFRRGQLSRRMK, encoded by the coding sequence GTGAAACTGGATGAAATTGCGCGCCTGGCGGGCGTGTCGCGCACCACGGCCAGCTACGTTATTAATGGCAAAGCGCGGCAGTATCGTGTCAGCGACAAAACCGTCGAAAAAGTGATGGCGGTGGTGCGTGAACATAATTATCACCCCAATGCTGTTGCGGCAGGCCTGCGCGCCGGGCGTACGCGTTCAATTGGTCTGGTGATCCCGGATCTTGAGAACACCAGTTACACGCGCATTGCCAATTATCTGGAGCGCCAGGCTCGTCAACGTGGCTATCAGCTGCTGATTGCCTGCTCGGAAGATCAGCCTGACAATGAAATGCGCTGTATTGAACATCTGCTACAGCGCCAGGTGGATGCGATCATCGTTTCGACCTCTCTGCCGCCAGAACACCCGTTTTATCAGCGCTGGATCAACGATCCGCTGCCGATTATCGCGTTGGACCGCGCGCTGGATCGTGAACACTTCACCAGTGTGGTCGGTGCCGATCAGGACGATGCGCATGCACTGGCGGCTGAATTGCGTCAGCTTCCGGTGAAAAACGTGCTGTTCCTTGGGGCCTTGCCTGAGCTTTCAGTCAGTTTCCTGCGTGAAATGGGCTTCCGCGATGCGTGGAAAGACGATGAACGTACGGTGGATTACCTCTACTGCAACAGCTTTGATCGCGCTGCGGCTGCCTCACTGTTCGAGAAATACCTCGAAGATCATCCGATGCCGGATGCGTTGTTTACCACTTCATTCGGTCTGCTTCAGGGCGTGATGGATATCACCCTGAAGCGTGATGGCCGCCTGCCCACTGATCTGGCTATCGCCACCTTTGGCGACCACGAATTACTGGACTTTTTAGAGTGCCCGGTACTGGCGGTGGGGCAGCGTCATCGCGATGTCGCCGAGCGCGTGCTGGAATTAGTTTTGGCCTCGCTGGATGAACCGCGTAAACCGAAGCCGGGATTAACCCGTATTCGCCGCAATTTATTCCGCCGTGGTCAATTAAGCCGACGTATGAAATGA
- the ilvN gene encoding acetolactate synthase small subunit — MRRVLSVLLENESGALSRVVGLFSQRGYNIESLTVAPTDDPTLSRMTIQTVGDEKVLEQIEKQLHKLVDVLRVSELGQGAYVEREIMLVKIQASGYGREEVKRSAEIFRGQIIDVTPTLYTVQLAGTSDKLDAFLNTVRDVAEIVEVARSGIVGVSRGDRVMR, encoded by the coding sequence ATGCGTCGTGTGTTATCGGTATTGCTGGAAAATGAATCCGGCGCATTGTCTCGCGTGGTGGGCTTGTTCTCACAGCGCGGCTACAACATCGAAAGCCTGACCGTTGCGCCAACCGACGATCCCACGCTGTCACGCATGACCATTCAGACGGTCGGCGATGAAAAAGTGCTGGAGCAGATTGAAAAGCAACTGCACAAGCTGGTGGACGTGTTACGTGTCAGCGAGTTAGGGCAGGGTGCTTACGTTGAACGTGAAATCATGCTGGTGAAGATTCAGGCAAGCGGGTATGGCCGTGAAGAAGTGAAGCGCAGCGCGGAAATTTTCCGTGGCCAGATTATCGATGTGACGCCAACGCTGTACACGGTTCAGCTGGCAGGCACCAGCGATAAACTCGACGCCTTCCTTAACACGGTGCGCGATGTTGCTGAGATCGTTGAAGTGGCGAGATCAGGGATTGTGGGCGTGTCACGTGGCGATCGTGTGATGCGTTAA